The following are encoded in a window of Streptomyces sp. 11x1 genomic DNA:
- a CDS encoding nitrate- and nitrite sensing domain-containing protein, whose amino-acid sequence MRFRGKSIRRKIVALLLVPLVALTGVWTFATVLTGREASDLFRVADIVEEVGFPTEDTIRVLQQERRQTLVYLADPRSDEAVAALDRSRAATDKAVGEFRKHAADADLRDEMGESTSLRLTTILDALDTLPSLRTTVESGTVTVTQALGHYNELVDPCFTLLSDLPALDSVEMDKQGRALVNVGRARELLSREDALLSSVLVADRITKEEIRDFSDLVAQRTLMYDISLPQLPTADRDRFADYWKNASTAPLRSVEQAVIASDPGRPTKFTAKSWDTSVEPVLADLRDLSIEAGDRYQDRVRPLVTNVILKAAVAGVLGLFALLFSLFMSVRIGRILIRDLRRLRQEAHETAGVRLPSVMRRLAAGEQVDVETEVPHLEYDKNEIGEVSQALNTLQRAAVEAAVKQSELRSGISEVFVNLARRSQVLLHKQLTLLDTMERRTEDTDELADLFRLDHLTTRMRRHAEGLVILSGAAPSRQWRKPIQLMDVVRAAVAEVEDYERIEVRRLPRVAVTGPAVADLTHLVAELLENATVFSPPHTAVQVHGERVANGFTLEIHDRGLGMSAEALLDANLKLAETPDFELSDTDRLGLFVVSRLAQRQKVRVSLQPSPYGGTTAVVFIPDALLTDDVPDTNGIGFRLDRAHPTREAELEEERNAALSQVPVRLPGLTAGILDGPVELEAPVDLEPLGGFPAPLGDEEPEQGGLFRPRRSLTGITDDQQPARDGEGRQAPFTDPDPTLGPVPLPQRRTPHLVSSHGRSVTGARTRHPEDELAQGRPAGPEGTADTRPLTALPPGGHDGPALPQRRRTTPAGDSAPTTSPYGTGEPTPRADTTTDQAESAPSPLPRRVRQASLAPQLKEGPDRRNERERSRPERHQDPAERDADEVRSRMASLQRGWQRGREENVEGDGARDGSAPRGTTKGDGR is encoded by the coding sequence GGACATCGTCGAGGAAGTCGGCTTCCCCACCGAGGACACCATCCGTGTGCTCCAGCAGGAACGCCGTCAGACCCTCGTCTACCTCGCCGACCCCCGGTCCGACGAGGCGGTCGCGGCACTCGACCGCAGCCGGGCCGCCACGGACAAGGCCGTCGGGGAGTTCCGCAAGCACGCCGCTGACGCCGACCTGCGGGACGAGATGGGCGAGTCCACCTCGCTGCGGCTGACGACGATCCTGGACGCCCTCGACACCCTGCCCTCCCTGCGGACGACCGTCGAGAGCGGCACCGTCACCGTCACCCAGGCCCTCGGCCACTACAACGAACTGGTCGACCCCTGCTTCACCCTGCTCTCCGACCTGCCCGCGCTCGACAGCGTGGAGATGGACAAGCAGGGCCGCGCCCTGGTCAACGTCGGCCGCGCCCGTGAACTCCTCTCCCGCGAGGACGCGCTGCTCAGCTCGGTGCTCGTCGCGGACCGCATCACCAAGGAGGAGATCCGCGACTTCTCCGACCTGGTCGCCCAGCGCACCCTGATGTACGACATCAGCCTGCCGCAGCTGCCCACCGCCGACCGCGACCGTTTCGCCGACTACTGGAAGAACGCCAGCACCGCGCCCCTGCGTTCGGTCGAACAGGCCGTCATCGCCTCCGACCCAGGCAGGCCCACCAAGTTCACCGCGAAGAGCTGGGACACCTCGGTCGAGCCCGTGCTCGCCGACCTCCGCGACCTCAGCATCGAAGCGGGCGACCGCTACCAGGACCGGGTCCGCCCGCTGGTCACCAACGTCATCCTGAAGGCCGCCGTCGCCGGTGTCCTCGGCCTCTTCGCCCTGCTCTTCTCGCTCTTCATGTCCGTCCGCATCGGCCGCATCCTCATCCGCGACCTGCGCCGGCTCCGCCAGGAGGCCCACGAGACCGCCGGGGTCCGGCTGCCCAGCGTGATGCGCCGGCTCGCCGCGGGCGAACAGGTCGACGTGGAGACCGAGGTGCCCCACCTCGAGTACGACAAGAACGAGATCGGCGAGGTCAGCCAGGCCCTCAACACCCTGCAGCGGGCGGCCGTCGAGGCCGCCGTCAAGCAGTCCGAACTCCGCAGCGGGATCTCCGAAGTCTTCGTCAACCTCGCCCGCCGCAGCCAGGTCCTGCTGCACAAGCAGCTCACCCTCCTCGACACCATGGAACGCCGGACCGAGGACACCGACGAACTCGCCGACCTGTTCCGTCTGGACCACCTGACGACCCGTATGCGCCGCCACGCCGAGGGCCTGGTCATCCTCTCCGGAGCGGCCCCCTCCCGGCAGTGGCGCAAGCCGATCCAGCTGATGGACGTCGTGCGCGCGGCCGTCGCCGAGGTCGAGGACTACGAGCGGATCGAGGTCCGTCGGCTGCCCCGGGTCGCCGTGACCGGCCCCGCGGTCGCCGACCTCACCCACCTGGTGGCCGAACTCCTGGAGAACGCCACGGTGTTCTCGCCCCCGCACACCGCCGTCCAGGTGCACGGCGAGCGGGTCGCGAACGGCTTCACCCTGGAGATCCACGACCGAGGCCTCGGCATGTCGGCCGAGGCGCTCCTGGACGCCAACCTCAAGCTCGCCGAGACCCCCGACTTCGAACTCTCCGACACCGACCGGCTCGGGCTCTTCGTGGTCAGCCGGCTCGCCCAGCGGCAGAAGGTCCGCGTCTCCCTCCAGCCCTCCCCGTACGGCGGCACGACGGCCGTGGTGTTCATCCCGGACGCCCTGCTCACCGACGACGTCCCCGACACCAACGGCATCGGCTTCCGGCTCGACCGCGCTCACCCCACCCGCGAGGCCGAACTGGAGGAGGAGCGCAACGCGGCCCTCTCCCAGGTGCCGGTCCGGCTCCCTGGGCTCACCGCGGGCATCCTCGACGGCCCGGTGGAGCTGGAAGCACCGGTCGACCTGGAGCCCCTGGGCGGCTTCCCGGCCCCCCTCGGCGACGAGGAGCCCGAGCAGGGCGGGCTGTTCCGGCCCCGCCGTTCGCTCACCGGGATCACCGACGACCAGCAGCCGGCGCGTGACGGTGAAGGGCGGCAGGCCCCCTTCACCGACCCCGACCCGACGCTCGGCCCCGTGCCGCTGCCCCAGCGCCGGACCCCCCATCTCGTCAGCTCGCACGGCCGTTCGGTGACCGGGGCCAGGACCAGGCACCCGGAGGACGAGCTTGCTCAGGGCCGCCCGGCGGGCCCCGAGGGCACCGCGGACACCCGCCCGCTCACCGCCCTGCCCCCCGGCGGCCACGACGGCCCCGCGCTGCCCCAGCGCCGCCGCACGACCCCGGCGGGCGACTCGGCCCCGACGACCTCGCCGTACGGCACGGGCGAGCCCACCCCGCGCGCGGACACGACGACCGACCAGGCAGAATCAGCTCCGAGCCCGCTGCCCCGTCGTGTCCGACAGGCCAGCCTGGCACCGCAGTTGAAGGAGGGACCGGACCGGCGCAACGAACGCGAGAGGTCCCGCCCCGAGCGGCACCAGGACCCGGCCGAGCGGGACGCAGACGAGGTACGCAGCCGTATGGCCTCGCTCCAACGGGGTTGGCAGCGCGGCCGCGAGGAGAACGTCGAGGGCGATGGCGCCCGGGACGGCTCAGCACCACGAGGAACGACTAAGGGGGACGGTCGATGA
- a CDS encoding lipid-transfer protein — MTGEVAVLGAGMHPWGKWGRSFVEYGTVAARAALTDAGLDWRDVGSIVGADTVRGGYPGYVAGATFAKALGWQGARVTSVYAACASGAQAVGTARAQILAGLADVVLVVGADSAPKGFFRPAGGDRADDPDWLRFRVLGATNPTYFALYARRRMAVHGDTTEDFARVKVKNSAAGALNPYARYRKRVTAEEVAASAVVADPLRLLDICATSDGGAALVLSSMEFARRHGVPEPVRIRAVSTVTPRYPNTVLDLPDIATDSAVAVAPSDETFRASIARAAYEEAGIGPGDLSFAEVYDLSTALELQWYEDLGLCGEGEAAKLLRDGATALGGRVPVNCSGGLASFGEAVPAQAIAQVCELVRQLRGAATDRQVDGARVGLSANQGLFGHGSAVIAVR, encoded by the coding sequence ATGACGGGCGAGGTGGCGGTGCTCGGCGCGGGCATGCACCCGTGGGGCAAGTGGGGCAGGAGCTTCGTCGAGTACGGGACGGTGGCCGCGCGCGCGGCGCTGACGGACGCGGGCCTCGACTGGCGGGACGTCGGGTCGATCGTCGGCGCGGACACGGTGCGGGGCGGTTATCCGGGCTACGTGGCGGGGGCGACCTTCGCGAAGGCGCTGGGCTGGCAGGGGGCCCGGGTCACGAGCGTGTACGCGGCCTGCGCGTCCGGGGCGCAGGCGGTCGGCACCGCGCGGGCCCAGATCCTCGCGGGTCTCGCGGACGTGGTGCTGGTGGTGGGCGCGGACTCGGCTCCGAAGGGGTTCTTCCGGCCGGCGGGCGGGGACCGGGCGGACGATCCGGACTGGTTGCGGTTCCGGGTCCTCGGTGCCACCAATCCGACGTACTTCGCGCTGTACGCGCGGCGGCGGATGGCGGTGCACGGGGACACGACGGAGGACTTCGCGCGGGTCAAGGTGAAGAACTCGGCGGCGGGGGCGCTCAATCCGTACGCGCGCTATCGCAAGCGGGTCACCGCGGAGGAGGTCGCGGCCTCGGCCGTAGTCGCCGACCCGCTGCGGCTGCTGGACATCTGCGCGACCTCGGACGGAGGTGCGGCGCTGGTGCTGTCCAGTATGGAGTTCGCGCGGCGGCACGGGGTGCCCGAGCCGGTGCGGATACGGGCGGTGTCCACGGTGACGCCCCGCTACCCCAACACGGTGCTGGATCTGCCGGACATCGCCACGGACTCGGCGGTCGCGGTGGCGCCGTCGGACGAGACGTTCCGGGCGTCGATCGCGCGGGCGGCGTACGAGGAGGCGGGGATCGGGCCCGGGGATCTCTCGTTCGCCGAGGTCTACGACCTGTCCACCGCGCTGGAGTTGCAGTGGTACGAGGATCTGGGGCTGTGTGGTGAGGGCGAGGCCGCGAAGCTGCTGCGGGACGGCGCAACGGCACTGGGCGGCCGTGTACCGGTGAACTGCAGCGGAGGGCTGGCGTCTTTCGGGGAGGCCGTCCCGGCGCAGGCGATCGCCCAGGTGTGCGAGCTGGTCCGGCAGTTGCGCGGCGCGGCGACGGACCGGCAGGTCGATGGGGCGCGGGTGGGGCTCAGCGCCAACCAGGGCCTGTTCGGGCACGGGTCGGCGGTGATCGCTGTCCGGTGA
- a CDS encoding ATP/GTP-binding protein, with product MILGRSERGTPPVEPVTLKILVAGGFGVGKTTCVGAVSEIKPLRTEEVLTEAGRPVDDTSGVENKTTTTVAMDFGRITLREDLVLYLFGTPGQDRFWFLWDELASGALGAVVLVDTRRLEDCFAAVDYFERRSIPFVIGVNCFDDAARYPAETVRQALDLDPDVPVVLCDARQRDSVKDILVAVVRHAMAHASGQRQTVTT from the coding sequence ATGATCCTCGGGCGCTCTGAGCGCGGCACACCCCCGGTCGAGCCCGTCACGCTCAAGATCCTCGTGGCCGGCGGCTTCGGCGTGGGCAAGACGACCTGTGTCGGCGCGGTCAGCGAGATCAAGCCACTGCGCACCGAGGAGGTGCTGACCGAGGCGGGCCGCCCGGTCGACGACACCAGCGGTGTGGAGAACAAGACGACGACCACCGTCGCCATGGACTTCGGCCGTATCACCCTGCGCGAGGACCTCGTCCTGTACCTCTTCGGCACCCCCGGACAGGACCGTTTCTGGTTCCTCTGGGACGAACTCGCCTCCGGCGCCCTCGGGGCCGTCGTCCTCGTCGACACCCGCCGCCTGGAGGACTGCTTCGCCGCCGTCGACTACTTCGAGCGGCGCTCCATACCTTTCGTGATCGGCGTCAACTGCTTCGACGACGCCGCGCGTTACCCGGCCGAGACGGTCCGCCAGGCCCTCGACCTCGACCCCGACGTACCGGTCGTCCTGTGCGACGCCCGCCAGCGGGACTCGGTCAAGGACATCCTCGTCGCCGTCGTCCGGCACGCGATGGCCCACGCCTCGGGGCAGCGCCAGACCGTCACCACCTGA
- a CDS encoding roadblock/LC7 domain-containing protein translates to MTAPNADRTATGTSGELNWLLDDLVERVASIRKALVLSSDGLPTGVSKDLTREDSEHLAAVSSGFHSLAKGVGRHFEAGSVRQTVVELDEAFLFVTAAGDGSCLAVLADSDADIGQVAYEMTLLVKRVGVHLGSAPRTDVAQGG, encoded by the coding sequence ATGACCGCACCGAACGCCGACAGGACCGCGACCGGCACGTCCGGGGAGCTGAACTGGCTCCTGGACGACCTGGTGGAGCGTGTCGCCAGCATCCGCAAGGCGCTCGTGCTCTCCAGCGACGGACTGCCCACGGGCGTCTCCAAGGATCTCACCAGAGAGGACAGCGAGCACCTGGCCGCCGTCTCCTCCGGCTTCCACAGCCTCGCCAAGGGCGTCGGCCGTCACTTCGAGGCCGGCAGCGTCCGGCAGACCGTCGTCGAGCTCGACGAGGCCTTCCTCTTCGTCACGGCCGCCGGTGACGGCAGCTGCCTCGCCGTCCTCGCGGACTCCGACGCGGACATCGGCCAGGTCGCCTACGAGATGACCCTCCTCGTCAAGCGGGTCGGCGTCCATCTGGGATCCGCCCCGCGCACCGACGTGGCCCAGGGCGGGTAG
- a CDS encoding DUF742 domain-containing protein, whose amino-acid sequence MSGDGQGRSHWFDDEAGPVVRPYAMTRGRTNHAIQHRLDLIAVVVTEPHVDDPEEDHSLSPEHVRIVELCRDTPQSVAELAADLDLPVGVVRVLVGDLVDEELVHVTRPVPPAELVDESILRDVINGLRAL is encoded by the coding sequence ATGAGCGGAGACGGTCAGGGAAGAAGCCACTGGTTCGACGACGAGGCCGGACCAGTGGTGCGTCCGTACGCGATGACACGCGGCCGGACCAATCACGCGATCCAGCACCGCCTCGACCTGATCGCCGTGGTCGTCACGGAACCGCACGTCGACGACCCGGAGGAGGACCACTCCCTCTCCCCTGAGCACGTCCGTATCGTCGAGCTCTGCCGCGACACCCCTCAGTCGGTGGCCGAACTGGCCGCCGACCTCGACCTCCCCGTCGGGGTGGTCCGCGTCCTCGTCGGAGACCTCGTGGACGAGGAACTCGTCCACGTGACCCGCCCCGTACCGCCTGCCGAGCTGGTGGACGAGAGCATCCTGCGCGACGTCATCAACGGCCTCCGGGCGCTCTGA
- a CDS encoding MIP/aquaporin family protein: protein MSNGDIFVGEVIGTAILILFGAGVCAAVTLRFSKARASGWIVIAFGWGFAVLAGAYTAAPLSGGHLNPAVTLGIAVDTETWDKVWVYLLGQMVGAMIGALLAYLVYLAQFQANVRKEGTTEGTADEPTPTLGIFSTIPEIRSPVANLITEVIATIALVLPILAFGRNTGIGIGQIPGEEAGIYGSGISVLLVAFLVVGIGLSLGGPTGYAINPARDLGPRIVHTFLPIPNKGTSDWGYAWIPVVGPLVGGVLAGLVYNAAF, encoded by the coding sequence ATGAGCAACGGAGACATATTCGTCGGTGAGGTCATCGGTACGGCGATCCTGATTCTCTTCGGCGCCGGTGTGTGCGCCGCCGTCACTCTCAGGTTCTCGAAGGCGAGGGCGTCGGGCTGGATCGTCATCGCGTTCGGCTGGGGCTTCGCCGTACTGGCGGGCGCCTACACCGCCGCTCCCCTCTCGGGCGGGCACCTCAACCCGGCGGTGACCCTGGGGATCGCGGTCGACACGGAGACCTGGGACAAGGTGTGGGTGTATCTGCTCGGCCAGATGGTCGGCGCGATGATCGGCGCCCTGCTCGCCTACCTCGTCTATCTCGCGCAGTTCCAGGCGAACGTCCGCAAGGAGGGCACCACGGAGGGTACGGCGGACGAACCGACGCCGACCCTCGGGATCTTCTCGACCATCCCGGAGATCCGGAGCCCGGTCGCCAACCTGATCACCGAGGTCATCGCGACGATCGCCCTGGTGCTGCCGATCCTCGCGTTCGGCCGGAACACGGGCATCGGCATCGGCCAGATCCCCGGCGAGGAGGCCGGGATCTACGGCTCCGGGATCTCGGTCCTGCTGGTGGCGTTCCTGGTGGTCGGCATCGGCCTCTCGCTGGGCGGTCCGACCGGCTACGCCATCAACCCGGCCCGTGACCTCGGCCCGCGCATCGTGCACACCTTCCTGCCGATCCCCAACAAGGGCACCTCGGATTGGGGTTACGCCTGGATCCCGGTGGTCGGCCCCCTGGTCGGCGGGGTCCTCGCGGGCCTCGTCTACAACGCAGCCTTCTGA
- a CDS encoding zinc ribbon domain-containing protein, with product MVAGWFTGEGEEFRLLGTRCAACASVFFPREDVFCRNPGCPGGELREVPLSRRGRVWSYTDGRYRPPSPYVSDPEVPWEPYALIAVELTEERLVVLGQAVPGVTVADLAVGMEVELVPGVLNEDAETVWTTWQWRPTGVTA from the coding sequence GTGGTCGCGGGCTGGTTCACCGGGGAGGGCGAGGAGTTCCGGCTGCTCGGCACACGCTGTGCCGCGTGCGCCTCGGTGTTCTTCCCCCGTGAGGACGTCTTCTGTCGCAATCCGGGCTGTCCGGGGGGTGAGCTGCGCGAGGTCCCGCTGTCGCGCCGGGGGCGGGTGTGGTCGTACACGGACGGCCGGTACCGGCCTCCGTCACCCTACGTGTCCGATCCGGAAGTTCCGTGGGAGCCGTACGCGTTGATCGCTGTGGAACTGACCGAAGAACGTCTCGTGGTGCTGGGACAGGCGGTTCCCGGGGTCACCGTCGCCGATCTGGCGGTGGGCATGGAGGTGGAGCTCGTCCCCGGGGTCCTGAACGAGGACGCGGAGACGGTCTGGACGACCTGGCAGTGGCGGCCGACGGGGGTGACGGCATGA
- a CDS encoding NUDIX domain-containing protein gives MSANQHPPANFAPDSHCSSCGAPYGEGVSGWPRTCEACHSVAYRNPIPVAVALQPVYDTQGTALVVITRTIAPARGGTALPGGFIDHREDWRHAVARELKEETGICVADRDVRLADAMSSPAGHLLLFGLLPERPAAGLPAPVATDETEGWHLLRRPTELAFPLHTLAVQAFFDGRYI, from the coding sequence GTGTCCGCTAATCAACACCCACCCGCCAACTTCGCACCGGACTCGCACTGTTCGAGCTGCGGAGCGCCCTACGGAGAGGGCGTTTCCGGCTGGCCCCGCACCTGCGAGGCCTGCCACTCAGTGGCCTACCGCAATCCGATCCCCGTCGCGGTGGCCCTCCAGCCCGTGTACGACACCCAGGGCACCGCCCTCGTGGTGATCACACGGACCATCGCCCCCGCGCGCGGGGGCACCGCCCTGCCCGGCGGCTTCATCGACCACCGGGAGGACTGGCGCCACGCCGTCGCCCGTGAACTCAAGGAGGAGACGGGCATCTGCGTGGCCGACCGCGACGTACGCCTCGCCGACGCCATGAGCTCGCCCGCCGGTCATCTCCTGCTCTTCGGGCTCCTCCCGGAGCGCCCGGCCGCCGGCCTCCCGGCGCCCGTCGCCACCGACGAGACGGAGGGCTGGCACCTGCTGCGCAGACCCACCGAACTCGCCTTCCCCCTGCACACCCTGGCCGTCCAGGCGTTCTTCGACGGCCGCTACATCTGA
- the glpK gene encoding glycerol kinase GlpK: MPDNAQKYVAAIDQGTTSSRCIIFDQGGAIVAVDQREHRQIFPKPGWVEHDATEIWSKVQAVVAGAIAKAGLRAEQISALGITNQRETTVLWDRATGKPVHNAIVWQDTRTSALCNELGGTDGQDRFREQTGLPLASYFSGPKAAWLLDNVAGLRARAEHGEIAFGTIDSWLIWNLTGGTDGGRHVTDVTNAGRTMLMNLETLQWDASILSAMNIPEAVLPEIRSSAEVYGTAVGSLAGVPVASALGDQQAAVFGQACYDVGTAKNTYGTGSFLLLNTGNRPVPSKSGLLTTMGYKIGSEAPVYCLEGSIAITGALVQWFRDQLGIIRSADEIESLAASVDDNGGAYIVPAFSGLFAPYWRSDARGVVTGLTRYVTKAHLARAVLEATSWQTREVVDAMFQDSGVPITTLKVDGGMTKNNLLMQHQADVLGVPVIRPRVSETTCLGAAYAAGLATGVWNDLDELKSHWQRDVEWTPAMEASVRDREYHNWRKAVEKSLGWHEDDAN; the protein is encoded by the coding sequence ATGCCGGACAACGCCCAGAAGTACGTCGCCGCCATCGATCAGGGCACCACTTCGAGCCGTTGCATCATCTTCGACCAGGGCGGTGCCATCGTCGCCGTCGACCAGCGCGAGCACCGTCAGATCTTCCCCAAGCCGGGCTGGGTCGAGCACGACGCCACGGAGATCTGGTCGAAGGTGCAGGCGGTCGTCGCCGGGGCCATCGCGAAGGCGGGCCTGCGGGCGGAGCAGATCAGCGCGCTCGGCATCACCAACCAACGGGAGACGACGGTCCTGTGGGACCGGGCGACGGGCAAGCCCGTGCACAACGCGATCGTCTGGCAGGACACCCGTACGTCGGCGCTGTGCAACGAACTCGGCGGCACGGACGGGCAGGACCGTTTCCGTGAGCAGACCGGGCTGCCCCTGGCCAGCTACTTCTCCGGTCCGAAGGCCGCCTGGCTGCTCGACAACGTGGCCGGTCTGCGCGCACGTGCCGAGCACGGCGAGATCGCGTTCGGCACGATCGACTCCTGGCTGATCTGGAACCTGACCGGTGGTACGGACGGCGGCCGGCACGTCACCGATGTCACCAACGCCGGACGCACCATGTTGATGAACCTGGAGACCCTCCAGTGGGACGCCTCGATCCTCTCCGCGATGAACATTCCGGAGGCGGTGCTGCCGGAGATCAGGTCCTCCGCCGAGGTGTACGGCACCGCGGTCGGCTCCCTCGCCGGCGTGCCCGTCGCCTCGGCACTCGGCGACCAGCAGGCGGCGGTGTTCGGCCAGGCCTGCTACGACGTGGGCACGGCGAAGAACACCTACGGCACCGGAAGCTTCCTGCTGCTCAACACCGGGAACCGGCCCGTGCCCTCGAAGAGCGGGCTGCTCACCACCATGGGGTACAAGATCGGCTCGGAGGCACCGGTGTACTGCCTGGAGGGGTCGATCGCGATCACGGGGGCCCTGGTCCAGTGGTTCCGGGACCAGCTCGGCATCATCCGCAGCGCCGACGAGATCGAGTCCCTCGCGGCGAGCGTCGACGACAACGGCGGGGCGTACATCGTGCCCGCGTTCTCGGGTCTGTTCGCCCCCTACTGGCGCTCGGACGCGCGGGGCGTCGTGACCGGGCTGACGCGTTACGTCACGAAGGCGCATCTCGCGCGGGCTGTGCTGGAGGCGACGAGCTGGCAGACGCGGGAGGTGGTGGACGCCATGTTCCAGGACTCCGGGGTCCCCATCACGACGCTCAAGGTCGACGGCGGCATGACCAAGAACAACCTGCTGATGCAGCACCAGGCGGACGTCCTGGGCGTACCGGTGATCCGGCCCAGGGTCTCGGAGACGACCTGTCTGGGGGCCGCGTACGCCGCCGGTCTCGCGACCGGCGTGTGGAACGACCTGGACGAGCTGAAGTCGCACTGGCAGCGGGACGTCGAGTGGACGCCCGCCATGGAGGCCTCTGTGCGTGACCGCGAGTACCACAACTGGCGCAAGGCGGTGGAGAAGAGCCTCGGCTGGCACGAGGACGACGCGAACTGA